The window GGGCATGAACGTCTATGGCATTTTCTAAGTCCAACTTTTCAGATTCTTCAATAAGGGGACAAATTACATAGGCTTGTCTTCCTTTTTTTAGTTCCTTTCTTATAAATTGAAGAACCCTATCCAACATGGAAAAATTCGCGATATAGGTTTCAATCGGTTTTCTTCCCAATGGCAGTTCATCGATTACAGATACATCCATATCCCCGTAAGCAGTGATAGCCAATGTTCGCGGAATGGGTGTGGCAGTCATTAACAATACGTCGGGGTGTTCCCCTTTTTGCCTTAAAATTCTACGCTGCTCCACTCCAAAACGGTGCTGTTCATCCGTGATAACTAATCCCAACCGGCGAAAAGATACATCCTCCTGAATAAGGGCATGGGTGCCAATCAGCACATCAATCAACCCCATCTGCAACTGCCCCAAAATATCTTTTCTTTGCCTTGGGGTGGCGCTCCCAGTCAAGAGTGCCACCTCTATCCCATGGGGAGACAGAAGGGAATGTAAGGATTGATAATGCTGTTCAGCCAATATTTCTGTTGGAACCATTAAGGCTCCCTGAAAACCGGCCTTCACTGAAGCGAATAAAGCGATGGCCGCTACCACCGTTTTTCCTGAGCCTACATCCCCTTGAAGAAGACGGTTCATCACATAAGGGGATTTCATATCTGAGAGTATTTCCCTCAACACTCGTTTTTGTGCATCTGTTAAAGAGAAAGGAAGTGTATCAATAAATTTTTTTAGTGAATTTACATCAACAGAATGCTGGATACCTTCCTTTTCCTGACGAGACAAATACCGATGAGCCAACATCTTCAATTGAAAGAGAAACAGTTCTTCATACACGAACCTACGCTTTGCCATTTTTCCGCTCTCAGCATCAACTGGAAAATGAAGCAGTTTAATCGCTTCCCCTCTAGACATTAAACGATATTTCTTAACTAAATCGGAAGGAAGAATCTCTTTTATCCCATGGATTCCTACTGAGATAGCTTCCTTCATAAATTTCCTCATATCTCCAATCGTTAAACTTCCTGTAACCGAATAAACCGGATGAAGGGAGTTTAAATCCTTTATATGTTTGTCTAAAGCATACCGATAGTGTTGGACGACAATTTGCTTCTTCCCCAACTCCCATTTGCCTGTGACAATGATTTCTTTTCCGCTCTGCAACTGTCGTTTCAGAAAAGGACGGTTAAAAAAAACGGCAGTAATTAATAATTTTTCTGAAAGCAACCGAACCGATAACCTGGATTTTTTTCCATAGTGTCGGAGCACAGGCTCCCCATATACCGTGGCAATAATCGTCACTTTTTCTCCGTCAGACACTGAAGCCAGGTCCTTCACTGTGTAATCTTCGTACCGGTAAGGAAGATACTCAAGCAAATCATGAATGGTAAATATTCCGAGTGAGTGGAGGTCCTTCTCTTTTTCCTTACCAACACCCTTTAATACGGATACGGACTGATACAAGTTCATTTCATACATTATTCACTTGGTCTGCCAAATATTTTCGTTTCCAACGCCCTTCCTGTCGGAGTGGCAGCCAACCCTCCCAATGCAGTTTCCTTTAATGTATTAGGCATGGAGCATCCGATACGGTACATGGCGAGAATCACCTCGTCTGCCGGAATAACACTCTTAATTCCCGCTAGTGCCATGTCGGCAGCAACCATAGCTATGGCAGCTCCCATGGCATTTCTTTTTACACAGGGAACTTCAACTAGCCCTGCAATAGGATCACATACCAATCCCAGCAAATTTTTCATGGCGATCGACAAAGCATCGGCAGATTGTTCAGGAGTTCCACCTGCCATTTCCACAATGGCTGAAGCAGCCATGGCAGTA is drawn from Microaerobacter geothermalis and contains these coding sequences:
- the recG gene encoding ATP-dependent DNA helicase RecG, which codes for MNLYQSVSVLKGVGKEKEKDLHSLGIFTIHDLLEYLPYRYEDYTVKDLASVSDGEKVTIIATVYGEPVLRHYGKKSRLSVRLLSEKLLITAVFFNRPFLKRQLQSGKEIIVTGKWELGKKQIVVQHYRYALDKHIKDLNSLHPVYSVTGSLTIGDMRKFMKEAISVGIHGIKEILPSDLVKKYRLMSRGEAIKLLHFPVDAESGKMAKRRFVYEELFLFQLKMLAHRYLSRQEKEGIQHSVDVNSLKKFIDTLPFSLTDAQKRVLREILSDMKSPYVMNRLLQGDVGSGKTVVAAIALFASVKAGFQGALMVPTEILAEQHYQSLHSLLSPHGIEVALLTGSATPRQRKDILGQLQMGLIDVLIGTHALIQEDVSFRRLGLVITDEQHRFGVEQRRILRQKGEHPDVLLMTATPIPRTLAITAYGDMDVSVIDELPLGRKPIETYIANFSMLDRVLQFIRKELKKGRQAYVICPLIEESEKLDLENAIDVHAQLREYFSPMGFTVGLMHGRLSPQEKEEVMKSFANQEIHILVSTTVVEVGVNVPNATVMLVYHAERFGLAQLHQLRGRVGRGSEQSYCIFLADPKTEVGKARMKILKDTDDGFEIARRDMELRGPGDILGTKQSGLPEFKMADIVRDYKILEIARRDAAHLVQQDSFWTESSFQPLRDYLQKEGILLGHKLD